The following proteins are encoded in a genomic region of Streptomyces gobiensis:
- a CDS encoding NAD(P)/FAD-dependent oxidoreductase, translated as MNARDARDTVHSLADAAPTPFWLDDPDRPEPLPRLTGDEHCDLLVIGGGYSGLWTALLAKERDPSRDVVLIEAQEIGWAASGRNGGFCAASLTHGFDNGLARWPDEIAELEELGGRNLDAIEATVDRYGIDCDFERTGEISIATEPYQVAELRKSYEEAAKLGFNAVDFLDRDALRAEVDSPTFLAGVWDRTGVAMLNPARLAWGLKRICLEQGVRIYEHTPAGQLTARPASLAVRTPYGRVHSRHIALGTNAFPSLVRRIRPYIVPVYDYALMTEPLSAEQLAAIGWQNRQGLADSANHFHYFRITADNRILWGGYDVLYHYGSRIHPNYDQRPETFRTLAQHFFRCFPQLEGVRFSHTWGGVIDTCSRFSPFFGTAHGGRVAYAAGYTGLGVGATRFGADVMLDLLSGEPTDRTALKMVRTKPLPFPPEPLRWTGIALTQRALHRADAQDGHRNLWLRTLDRLGLGFDS; from the coding sequence ATGAACGCCAGGGACGCCAGGGACACCGTGCACTCCCTCGCTGACGCCGCCCCCACTCCCTTCTGGCTGGACGACCCCGACCGGCCGGAGCCGCTGCCCCGGCTGACCGGCGATGAGCACTGCGATCTGCTCGTCATCGGCGGCGGCTACAGCGGGCTGTGGACCGCGCTGCTCGCCAAGGAGCGCGATCCCTCCCGCGATGTCGTCCTCATCGAGGCCCAGGAGATCGGCTGGGCGGCCTCCGGCCGCAATGGCGGCTTCTGCGCGGCCTCCCTCACCCATGGCTTCGACAACGGCCTGGCCCGCTGGCCGGATGAGATCGCCGAACTGGAGGAGTTGGGCGGCCGTAACCTCGACGCGATCGAGGCCACCGTCGACCGCTACGGCATCGACTGCGACTTCGAGCGCACCGGCGAGATCTCCATCGCCACCGAGCCCTACCAGGTGGCGGAGCTGCGCAAGAGCTATGAGGAGGCGGCGAAACTCGGTTTCAACGCGGTCGACTTCCTGGACCGCGACGCGCTGCGCGCCGAGGTCGATTCCCCCACCTTCCTCGCCGGAGTCTGGGACCGCACCGGCGTCGCCATGCTCAACCCGGCCAGGCTGGCCTGGGGCCTCAAGCGGATCTGCCTCGAACAGGGCGTACGGATCTACGAGCACACCCCGGCCGGCCAGCTCACCGCCCGCCCCGCCAGTCTCGCCGTACGCACCCCGTACGGCCGGGTCCACAGCCGCCATATCGCGCTGGGCACCAACGCCTTCCCTTCCCTGGTGCGCCGCATCCGCCCGTATATCGTCCCGGTCTACGACTACGCACTGATGACGGAGCCGCTCAGCGCCGAGCAGCTCGCCGCCATCGGATGGCAGAACCGCCAAGGGCTGGCCGACAGCGCCAACCACTTCCACTACTTCCGGATCACCGCCGACAACCGGATCCTGTGGGGCGGCTACGACGTCCTCTACCACTACGGCAGCCGCATCCACCCCAACTACGACCAGCGCCCGGAGACCTTCCGCACCCTGGCCCAGCACTTCTTCCGCTGCTTCCCCCAGCTGGAGGGCGTGCGCTTCAGCCACACCTGGGGCGGCGTCATCGACACCTGCTCCCGCTTCTCCCCCTTCTTCGGCACCGCCCACGGCGGCCGGGTCGCCTACGCGGCGGGCTATACGGGCCTGGGCGTGGGCGCGACCCGCTTCGGCGCGGACGTGATGCTCGACCTGCTGAGCGGCGAGCCCACCGACCGCACCGCTCTGAAGATGGTCCGCACCAAACCCCTGCCCTTCCCCCCGGAACCCCTCCGCTGGACCGGCATCGCCCTCACCCAACGCGCCCTGCACCGCGCGGACGCCCAAGACGGCCACCGCAACCTCTGGCTGCGCACCCTGGACCGCCTGGGTCTGGGCTTCGACAGCTAA
- a CDS encoding GNAT family N-acetyltransferase, which translates to MTGGRIAEVQTLCVAPAERNGGVGTLLLDTVDAELATMGINDLIIATVAANTAAQRLYERRGLRPIMVQLARFGASPPGMS; encoded by the coding sequence GGATCGCGGAGGTCCAGACGCTGTGCGTCGCGCCGGCCGAGCGGAACGGCGGCGTCGGCACGCTGCTGCTCGACACGGTCGACGCGGAGCTGGCGACGATGGGCATCAACGACCTGATCATCGCCACGGTGGCCGCCAACACTGCCGCCCAGCGCCTCTACGAGCGGCGCGGCCTGCGGCCCATCATGGTGCAGCTGGCCCGCTTCGGGGCCTCCCCGCCGGGGATGTCCTGA
- a CDS encoding ABC transporter permease yields the protein MPTPLIAPLTATVRWLRRNFVIIIGSLALAYLLLPNLVVMLFSFNKPAGRFNYAWQEFSTEAWTNPCAVADMCGSLGLSLRIAVLATLVATAFGTLAAFALARYRFRGKSATQGLVFLPMAMPEVVMAASLGTLFLNMRVDFGFVTILIAHIMFCLSFVVVAVKARVMSMDPRLEEAARDLYAGPLQTFWRVTLPLAAPGIAAGAMLSFALSFDDFIITQFNAGPATVTFPMFVWGAAQRGVPVQVNVIGTAMFLIAIVIVLAGQIAGSRRQRSR from the coding sequence ATGCCCACCCCGCTGATCGCCCCCCTGACCGCGACAGTCCGCTGGCTCCGCCGCAACTTCGTCATCATCATTGGTTCCCTGGCGCTGGCGTATCTGCTGCTGCCCAATCTCGTGGTGATGCTGTTCTCCTTCAACAAGCCGGCGGGACGGTTCAACTACGCCTGGCAGGAGTTCTCCACCGAAGCGTGGACCAACCCCTGCGCTGTCGCCGATATGTGCGGCTCGCTGGGCCTGAGCCTGCGCATCGCCGTGCTGGCCACCCTGGTCGCCACCGCCTTCGGCACGCTGGCCGCCTTCGCCCTGGCCCGCTATCGCTTCCGCGGCAAGTCCGCCACCCAGGGACTGGTCTTCCTGCCGATGGCCATGCCCGAGGTCGTCATGGCCGCCTCGCTCGGCACGCTCTTCCTCAATATGCGGGTCGATTTCGGCTTTGTGACCATCCTCATCGCACACATCATGTTCTGTCTGAGCTTTGTGGTGGTCGCGGTCAAGGCACGGGTCATGTCCATGGACCCCCGGCTTGAGGAAGCCGCCCGCGATCTCTACGCGGGGCCCCTGCAGACCTTCTGGCGCGTCACCCTGCCGCTTGCCGCGCCCGGCATCGCGGCGGGTGCGATGCTGAGTTTCGCCCTGTCCTTCGACGACTTCATCATTACGCAGTTCAACGCGGGCCCCGCCACCGTGACCTTCCCGATGTTCGTCTGGGGCGCCGCCCAGCGCGGTGTCCCGGTGCAGGTCAATGTGATCGGCACAGCGATGTTCCTGATCGCGATCGTCATCGTGCTGGCCGGCCAGATCGCCGGCAGCCGCCGCCAGAGGAGCCGATAG